A window from Sinanaerobacter sp. ZZT-01 encodes these proteins:
- the ychF gene encoding redox-regulated ATPase YchF — MKLGIVGLPNVGKSTLFNAITKAGAEAANYPFCTIEPNVGVVTVPDERLKVLHEMYHSKKTVYTAIEFYDIAGLVKGASKGEGLGNKFLGHIREVAAIVHVVRCFEDPNVVHVDGKINPLSDIETINMELILSDMEIIERRIQRTQKNLKGDKSLQKEIDLLKKVLAVLEQGLSARTLKLGDDELELVKSLDLLSFKPIIYAANVSEEEIADSEENEFVKKVRAFAETEGSEVVVVCAKLEAEIAELDEEEKLAFFEDLGITESGLDKLVKASYHLLDLISFLTAGEPEVRAWTIKRGNKAPQAAGKIHTDFEKGFIRAETIAYDKLIECGGNLATAKEKGLIRSEGKEYIVKDGDVMHFLFNV; from the coding sequence ATGAAATTAGGTATTGTGGGACTTCCCAACGTTGGCAAAAGCACTTTATTCAATGCCATCACAAAAGCCGGCGCAGAAGCGGCAAATTACCCATTTTGTACAATAGAACCAAACGTAGGTGTGGTTACCGTACCCGACGAACGACTAAAAGTTCTTCATGAAATGTATCATTCGAAAAAAACAGTCTATACTGCCATTGAGTTTTACGACATTGCAGGCCTTGTAAAAGGTGCTTCAAAAGGAGAAGGCTTAGGAAATAAATTTTTAGGACATATCCGTGAGGTTGCTGCGATCGTACATGTTGTTCGTTGTTTTGAAGACCCAAATGTCGTTCATGTTGACGGAAAAATCAACCCGCTTTCTGACATTGAGACTATAAATATGGAACTGATTTTATCTGATATGGAAATCATAGAGCGACGGATCCAAAGAACTCAAAAAAACCTGAAAGGTGATAAGAGCCTGCAAAAAGAAATTGACCTCTTAAAGAAAGTGCTGGCAGTATTGGAACAAGGCCTATCTGCTCGTACATTGAAATTAGGCGATGATGAGCTTGAATTGGTCAAAAGTTTAGATCTTCTCTCCTTTAAGCCGATTATCTATGCTGCTAACGTTTCCGAAGAAGAAATTGCGGACAGCGAAGAAAACGAGTTTGTAAAAAAGGTTCGTGCATTTGCAGAAACAGAAGGTTCTGAAGTGGTCGTTGTATGTGCAAAGCTGGAAGCTGAAATTGCAGAATTAGATGAGGAAGAAAAGCTTGCCTTTTTTGAAGACCTGGGAATTACAGAATCTGGTCTGGACAAATTGGTCAAAGCCTCTTATCATCTGCTTGATCTAATCTCCTTCTTAACTGCCGGTGAACCGGAGGTGCGTGCTTGGACGATTAAACGGGGAAATAAGGCTCCACAGGCAGCCGGAAAAATTCATACAGATTTCGAAAAAGGATTCATTCGAGCAGAAACGATTGCATACGATAAGCTGATTGAATGCGGCGGAAATCTCGCCACAGCAAAAGAAAAAGGCTTAATTCGCTCAGAAGGAAAAGAATATATCGTTAAAGACGGCGATGTAATGCACTTCCTGTTTAATGTATAA
- a CDS encoding alpha/beta hydrolase: protein MIKEQILINGIPAILWGNDSTKIIIAVHGNLSSKEDIPITLLAEHAVPLGYQVLSFDLPEHGDRKNSPTLCKVENCISDLKNVLEFARMKSNTISLWANSIGAYFSLLAYQDEPLKKSLFLSPVVDMSRMIQNMMCWFDVTEEQLYEKKEILTPIGQTLYWDYYQYVIENPIIKWNAPTSILYGRKDELCEYDRLAAFITRFNCSLTISDFSEHYFHTEEDLTAYRKWLAENI from the coding sequence ATGATAAAAGAACAGATATTAATCAATGGCATTCCTGCTATTTTGTGGGGAAATGATAGCACGAAAATTATAATTGCGGTACATGGTAACCTGTCTTCAAAAGAGGATATTCCAATTACGCTCCTTGCAGAACATGCAGTTCCATTGGGCTATCAAGTACTTAGCTTTGACTTACCTGAACACGGAGATAGAAAAAATAGTCCCACACTCTGTAAAGTAGAAAACTGCATTTCTGATCTAAAAAATGTTTTAGAATTTGCACGCATGAAATCAAATACAATCAGTTTGTGGGCAAACAGCATAGGAGCCTATTTTAGCTTACTGGCCTATCAAGACGAACCATTAAAGAAAAGCTTATTTCTTTCTCCTGTCGTAGATATGAGTCGAATGATTCAGAATATGATGTGTTGGTTTGACGTGACAGAAGAACAACTCTATGAGAAAAAAGAAATACTTACACCGATTGGCCAAACTTTATATTGGGATTACTACCAATATGTCATAGAAAATCCAATTATAAAATGGAATGCCCCAACTTCCATTTTGTATGGAAGAAAAGATGAATTATGTGAGTATGATAGATTAGCAGCATTTATTACAAGATTTAATTGCAGCCTTACCATCTCAGATTTTTCTGAACACTATTTTCACACAGAAGAAGACTTGACAGCTTACCGGAAGTGGCTTGCAGAAAATATTTGA
- a CDS encoding choloylglycine hydrolase family protein gives MCTAMTLQSQSNEIFFGRTMDFSHDIIPQLYIVPSSYTWYNTINNHLITDTYRFIGLGQELDGILGFFDGVNEKGFAAAVLYFAGYAQYNTGSNNAEQIASIDFLHYILGNCASVKELPSLLNDITIAGVPDPVTHTIAPLHWIATDRSGACVVIEPTAKGLELIDNPIGVMANSPDFNWHMTNLRNYTEATPTQKEEVFWDNIQLAPFGQAAGTTSLPGGFTSPERFVRTSYLKTHLPMPQDRQEAIAACFHILESVSIPKGAVITSRDTYDYTKYTAFINTDTCEYFYKTYDDIDIKTASLWQEALPQI, from the coding sequence ATGTGTACAGCAATGACATTACAGTCCCAATCTAATGAGATTTTCTTTGGTCGTACAATGGACTTTTCACATGATATTATTCCACAGCTCTATATCGTTCCCAGTTCTTACACATGGTACAATACCATAAACAATCATTTAATCACAGATACCTACCGATTTATCGGTCTTGGTCAAGAGCTTGATGGAATCTTAGGTTTTTTCGATGGTGTCAATGAAAAGGGCTTTGCAGCAGCAGTGTTATATTTCGCCGGCTACGCTCAATATAACACTGGGTCAAATAACGCTGAACAAATCGCATCTATTGATTTTCTTCACTATATTCTAGGGAACTGTGCTTCTGTGAAAGAGCTTCCTTCTCTGCTCAATGACATTACTATAGCAGGAGTTCCAGACCCTGTTACTCATACAATCGCACCGTTACACTGGATTGCTACTGACAGAAGCGGGGCATGTGTGGTAATTGAGCCTACTGCAAAAGGTCTGGAGCTAATAGATAATCCGATTGGCGTTATGGCAAACAGCCCTGATTTTAATTGGCATATGACAAATTTGAGAAACTATACAGAAGCCACTCCAACGCAAAAAGAAGAAGTTTTTTGGGATAACATTCAATTAGCTCCTTTTGGGCAGGCTGCAGGAACAACGTCTCTTCCCGGTGGTTTTACCTCTCCTGAGCGATTTGTGCGAACCTCTTATTTAAAAACACATCTGCCAATGCCACAGGACCGCCAAGAAGCAATCGCAGCATGTTTTCATATCTTAGAAAGCGTATCCATACCAAAAGGCGCCGTTATAACCAGCCGAGACACCTATGACTATACGAAATATACCGCATTTATTAATACAGATACCTGCGAATATTTCTATAAGACATATGATGATATCGATATTAAGACGGCCAGCCTCTGGCAAGAAGCGCTGCCACAAATCTAA
- a CDS encoding FAD-dependent oxidoreductase — protein sequence MSTKYKELFEPASIGKIQIKNKLSMAPMGPVGYADALGAMNQRLQEYYVERAKGGIGLIITGICSVDLNIEGMVKPGLPCPTQNPLAFIHEAYQMNERIHAYGTRIFLQLTGGLGRSALPGFATKFIAPSENENRFDPNIKHREMTIEEIKNLIQKFVMSAVVAKKAGFDGVEVHAVHEGYLLDQFAIALFNRRTDEYGGSLENRLRVATEIVKGIKAACGADFPVSLRYSLKSCMKGIRRGGLPGEEYEEAGKDIEEGIEAAKILVAAGYDALNVDAGTYDSWYWNHPPMYFEDGMYRDFGRLVKQNVDVPVILAGRMENPEMAVEALGDSCDIIGLGRQLLTDPYYPEKVRTGRLDEIRPCLGCHEGCLGRIANAPVSCAVNPTCGREKIYGFAPAYKKKYILVIGGGIAGMEAARVLAERGHIVTLCEKSGSLGGNLIPGSVPHFKRYDRALVKWYQKQLELLKVEVKMNCEVTAENISDYKVDEIITATGSKPIQSKFGSETFATTADEVLLGKAEVGESVVVIGGGLVGCETALWLAQNGKKVTVIEMAKEILGGHGVLPHMNHDMLVDLLAFHKVDIYTSSTVKSIDGGKVTAETPQGECSFPADTVISAIGYRENNALYNALKDVDIPVHNIGDSQKVHNIMYSIWNAYELAREL from the coding sequence ATGAGTACAAAATACAAAGAGCTTTTTGAGCCTGCATCTATTGGAAAAATACAAATAAAAAATAAATTATCCATGGCTCCAATGGGGCCTGTCGGATATGCGGATGCGCTGGGTGCTATGAACCAAAGGCTGCAAGAGTATTATGTAGAACGGGCAAAGGGCGGAATCGGATTAATTATTACTGGAATTTGCAGCGTAGACTTGAATATTGAAGGTATGGTAAAACCGGGGCTACCGTGTCCGACGCAGAATCCGCTGGCATTTATTCACGAAGCGTATCAGATGAATGAAAGAATACATGCGTATGGTACAAGGATTTTTCTTCAGCTTACGGGCGGACTTGGAAGAAGTGCATTGCCTGGATTTGCTACCAAATTTATCGCTCCGTCAGAGAATGAGAATCGATTTGATCCAAACATCAAACATAGAGAAATGACAATTGAAGAAATAAAAAACTTGATTCAAAAATTTGTCATGTCCGCAGTGGTGGCTAAAAAAGCAGGATTTGACGGTGTAGAGGTGCATGCGGTTCATGAAGGATACCTTTTGGATCAGTTTGCTATAGCACTTTTTAATCGCAGAACAGATGAGTACGGCGGTTCGCTTGAAAATCGGCTGAGAGTTGCTACTGAGATCGTTAAAGGGATTAAGGCGGCTTGCGGAGCTGATTTTCCGGTCAGCCTGCGCTATAGTTTGAAAAGCTGTATGAAAGGAATTCGACGAGGCGGATTGCCGGGCGAAGAGTATGAAGAGGCTGGAAAAGATATCGAAGAAGGCATCGAGGCCGCTAAAATTCTGGTCGCAGCAGGCTATGATGCATTGAATGTGGATGCGGGAACGTATGATTCTTGGTATTGGAATCATCCGCCTATGTATTTTGAAGATGGGATGTACAGAGATTTCGGCAGACTTGTAAAACAGAACGTCGATGTACCAGTTATTTTGGCAGGAAGAATGGAAAATCCTGAAATGGCAGTGGAAGCACTTGGGGATTCTTGTGATATTATAGGGCTTGGCAGACAGCTCTTGACAGATCCGTATTATCCGGAAAAAGTGAGAACCGGAAGGTTAGATGAAATACGACCATGTCTCGGATGTCATGAGGGATGCCTGGGAAGAATCGCAAATGCACCTGTGAGCTGCGCCGTAAACCCAACTTGCGGCAGAGAGAAAATTTACGGATTTGCACCGGCATATAAGAAAAAATATATTCTTGTCATCGGAGGCGGCATAGCAGGAATGGAGGCAGCGAGAGTTCTTGCTGAAAGGGGACATATTGTTACCCTTTGCGAAAAGAGTGGCAGCCTTGGAGGAAATTTGATTCCGGGAAGTGTTCCTCACTTCAAACGCTATGACAGAGCTTTAGTCAAATGGTATCAAAAACAACTTGAACTTCTCAAGGTGGAAGTTAAGATGAACTGTGAGGTAACAGCTGAAAATATATCGGATTACAAAGTGGATGAAATCATTACGGCAACTGGTTCGAAACCAATTCAGAGCAAGTTTGGATCGGAGACGTTTGCAACGACTGCAGATGAAGTGCTTCTCGGAAAAGCAGAGGTTGGAGAAAGCGTGGTTGTAATCGGCGGCGGACTGGTTGGATGTGAAACGGCTCTATGGCTGGCGCAGAACGGAAAGAAAGTCACAGTTATCGAAATGGCAAAGGAAATACTGGGAGGTCATGGAGTCCTTCCTCATATGAATCATGATATGCTTGTGGATTTGCTGGCTTTTCATAAGGTAGATATCTATACAAGCAGCACTGTGAAGAGTATAGATGGAGGCAAAGTAACAGCGGAAACGCCGCAGGGAGAATGTTCTTTCCCGGCCGATACAGTTATTTCAGCTATCGGTTACCGTGAAAATAATGCATTGTACAATGCATTAAAAGATGTGGATATTCCAGTTCACAACATCGGGGATTCCCAAAAAGTGCACAATATCATGTATTCCATTTGGAACGCATATGAACTTGCCAGGGAACTGTAA
- a CDS encoding aconitase X swivel domain-containing protein: MDKFQGRAVISGQVKGNAMVSKKGFNVLSSYMGALVSNGKQTLCTDQNNPDLFQRDLAGAILCIPQVIGSTTAGMLIQTVAAMGIHPKAMLFSATAESLAISGVLLADIWENTKIITVDGLGERFLESVQEGQIVEVTEDGTVTLFE, from the coding sequence ATGGATAAATTTCAGGGAAGAGCAGTCATTTCTGGGCAGGTTAAAGGAAATGCGATGGTTTCTAAAAAAGGGTTCAATGTACTTTCGTCCTATATGGGCGCATTGGTATCTAATGGGAAACAGACACTGTGCACGGATCAAAATAATCCGGATTTGTTTCAGAGGGATTTGGCAGGAGCAATTCTATGTATCCCACAGGTCATTGGTTCTACTACAGCGGGTATGCTGATTCAAACCGTAGCAGCTATGGGTATTCATCCAAAAGCAATGCTGTTTTCAGCAACAGCCGAATCATTGGCGATTTCGGGTGTTCTCTTGGCAGATATCTGGGAAAATACAAAGATTATTACGGTTGATGGTTTGGGTGAGCGATTTTTGGAGTCAGTTCAGGAAGGGCAGATCGTGGAAGTTACAGAAGATGGCACGGTAACCTTATTTGAATAA
- a CDS encoding aconitase X translates to MRLTNEEQDILNGKHGEILQKTMETLVRYGDMYDAECLVSLDGPVHLVCSFGMPALKPLSRIMKEMIDAGIRTELPFTADPQPIDYENVPATKQEQEMYHLLYGTQKEYESMLAKLGMKNENAYTCACYFDEVGNTPKFGDNLAWAESSAVVYANSVLGARTNRTSGVMEFFSGIIGKTPKFGFLTDEGRKADWIIELRTSKLPRPQILGSAIGRKVVEKVPYVNGLEQFLGTELTPAVKDYLKDMGAATASNGAVGLYHVDNLTPESKKYGEELIRENASVYVIDDAELERVVNSYPILWEDLNAKPDRAFIGCPHASFNQLKEWTETFEQALEKSGQEKVTVNTIITSAPDVIAKFKETEYYTRLMKTGVKISHICPLMYMSNPLCAKKPIITNSNKLRTYSTARYVDDQELVNLVVKGAF, encoded by the coding sequence ATGCGGTTAACAAACGAAGAGCAGGATATTCTCAATGGCAAACATGGAGAGATTCTGCAAAAGACAATGGAGACGCTTGTAAGGTATGGTGACATGTATGATGCAGAATGTCTTGTGTCTCTGGATGGACCTGTGCATCTCGTATGTTCTTTTGGAATGCCGGCCTTAAAGCCTTTGTCAAGAATTATGAAAGAAATGATTGATGCCGGAATCAGGACTGAATTGCCGTTTACGGCAGACCCGCAGCCGATCGACTATGAGAATGTGCCAGCTACGAAGCAGGAGCAGGAAATGTATCACCTGTTATATGGTACTCAGAAGGAATATGAGAGTATGCTGGCAAAGCTGGGAATGAAGAATGAAAATGCTTATACCTGCGCATGCTATTTCGATGAGGTGGGTAATACGCCAAAGTTTGGAGACAACCTGGCATGGGCAGAATCTTCAGCGGTGGTTTATGCGAATTCCGTATTGGGAGCTCGCACAAACAGGACATCCGGTGTAATGGAATTTTTCAGTGGAATTATCGGGAAGACTCCAAAATTTGGTTTTTTGACTGACGAAGGGAGAAAGGCTGACTGGATCATAGAGTTGAGAACCTCTAAGCTCCCTCGCCCTCAGATTTTGGGGAGTGCAATTGGAAGAAAGGTCGTAGAAAAGGTACCATACGTAAATGGACTCGAGCAGTTTCTCGGAACCGAATTGACTCCAGCAGTAAAGGACTATCTCAAGGATATGGGAGCCGCAACTGCATCAAATGGTGCGGTGGGGCTTTATCATGTTGACAATCTGACACCGGAGTCGAAAAAGTACGGAGAAGAACTGATCAGAGAAAATGCATCCGTTTATGTCATCGATGATGCAGAGTTAGAGAGAGTGGTAAATTCTTATCCGATTCTTTGGGAGGATTTGAATGCTAAACCTGACAGGGCATTTATCGGGTGTCCCCATGCATCCTTCAATCAGCTTAAAGAATGGACAGAAACTTTTGAACAGGCACTTGAGAAGAGCGGACAGGAGAAAGTTACAGTAAACACTATAATAACCAGTGCACCAGACGTTATCGCAAAATTTAAAGAGACAGAATACTATACGAGGCTAATGAAAACAGGGGTGAAGATATCCCATATTTGTCCTCTGATGTATATGTCAAATCCACTCTGTGCGAAAAAACCGATTATTACAAATTCAAACAAGCTGAGAACTTATTCTACTGCACGATATGTTGACGACCAAGAGCTTGTAAATCTTGTAGTAAAGGGGGCGTTTTAG
- a CDS encoding TetR/AcrR family transcriptional regulator has translation MARKKRVEQAAQTKNNIIRVALNLIQKKGYQNMSVRQLCLEAGISTGAFYHHFRSKEEMVNKGFALYDEALDLLLQNYEFHDPVEDIKFILLHQTKYVIEESANLTKELYIAQLSTDVKYSVKPIRKYYQVIEKLVGKAMQSDMIHTNMTVHELTSFLIRINRGVIFDWCLNDYSYDLMKRAEKDLLFVFDQLTNP, from the coding sequence ATGGCAAGAAAAAAAAGAGTCGAACAGGCTGCCCAGACAAAAAACAATATTATACGGGTTGCCTTGAATTTAATTCAAAAAAAGGGTTATCAAAACATGAGTGTTCGTCAGCTATGCCTGGAAGCTGGTATCTCTACCGGTGCATTTTATCATCACTTCCGTTCTAAAGAAGAGATGGTGAACAAAGGCTTCGCCTTATATGATGAGGCGTTGGACCTTCTACTTCAAAATTATGAATTTCACGATCCTGTAGAGGATATCAAATTCATATTACTTCACCAAACAAAATATGTTATAGAAGAGTCTGCTAACCTGACAAAAGAGCTGTATATTGCTCAGTTGTCAACCGATGTAAAATACTCCGTAAAACCGATAAGAAAATACTATCAAGTCATAGAAAAACTAGTAGGAAAAGCGATGCAAAGCGATATGATTCATACCAACATGACAGTACATGAGCTCACTTCCTTTCTGATACGAATCAACCGAGGCGTGATTTTTGACTGGTGCCTCAACGATTATTCCTACGATTTGATGAAACGGGCTGAGAAAGATTTGCTCTTCGTTTTTGACCAGCTGACAAATCCGTAA
- a CDS encoding class I SAM-dependent methyltransferase produces the protein MEYIKSQKYNKPELLAKIMGPNPFKLQEEMLRNHKIPAGSIVCDLGCGQGLTSVMLVKDYGFTVYAADLWSEPHENRRFFFEMGLTLEQITPVKVDATALPFEKEFFDAVVSTDSYNYWGRDPNYLDEKLLPFVKSGGYIYCCVPGMKKDCHDNLPKELLLSWTPEQLAYLRDTAYWTEIVNRSRDAEVISIYEMESNENVWEDWLNQENEIAVNDRKSMGAGGGKYLNFTAFVLQKK, from the coding sequence ATGGAATACATTAAGAGCCAAAAGTATAACAAACCTGAATTATTGGCTAAAATTATGGGACCTAACCCATTCAAACTGCAAGAGGAAATGCTGCGGAATCATAAAATTCCTGCCGGAAGTATCGTCTGTGATCTTGGGTGCGGGCAAGGACTTACAAGCGTTATGCTTGTAAAAGATTACGGCTTCACTGTTTACGCTGCTGACCTATGGAGTGAGCCGCACGAAAACCGCAGATTCTTTTTTGAAATGGGCTTAACCCTTGAACAGATTACGCCAGTTAAGGTCGATGCGACTGCTCTGCCGTTTGAAAAAGAATTTTTTGATGCGGTAGTCAGTACCGATTCTTATAACTATTGGGGGCGTGATCCGAACTATTTAGATGAAAAACTATTACCTTTTGTAAAGAGTGGCGGGTACATTTATTGCTGCGTTCCCGGCATGAAAAAGGATTGTCACGATAACCTGCCAAAAGAGCTGCTTCTCTCATGGACACCGGAACAGCTAGCCTATTTGCGTGATACTGCCTATTGGACGGAAATAGTGAATCGCAGTCGGGATGCAGAGGTTATTTCCATATACGAAATGGAGAGCAACGAAAACGTTTGGGAGGATTGGCTGAATCAGGAAAATGAGATTGCGGTCAATGATCGCAAGTCAATGGGTGCAGGCGGCGGAAAATATTTAAATTTTACAGCTTTTGTCTTACAAAAAAAATAG
- a CDS encoding CD3324 family protein, which yields MDYKNASCVLPDDLIAAIQQHVDGEYLYIPRKAENKKGWGELKNSRRLLHERNIAIFEGYRCGASVEKLAEKYYLSPKSIYKILAAIKYDK from the coding sequence ATGGACTATAAAAATGCAAGCTGCGTATTACCGGACGATTTAATTGCGGCAATACAACAGCATGTTGATGGCGAATATCTTTATATCCCCCGAAAAGCTGAAAACAAAAAAGGCTGGGGAGAACTGAAAAATAGCAGACGACTGCTTCATGAGCGCAATATAGCTATTTTTGAAGGATATAGATGCGGTGCATCGGTCGAAAAATTGGCAGAAAAATATTATTTGTCGCCAAAGAGTATCTATAAGATATTAGCTGCAATAAAATATGATAAATAA
- a CDS encoding serine hydrolase, producing the protein MGQEKMKPLEEKLNSEYNNIAGMIVQRDGIKLYENYFNGYTEEQAIHIASVTKSVFSVLIGIAIDRGAIKSVDQKVLDFFPDYTVKAGEKTIQNITIKNLLTMTAPYKYKTEPYETFFTSPNPIQDALDLLGGDGSIGEFNYSAIGGSHILSGILVRATGRSVLDFAMENLFLPLSIQVSHNLTLRSKEEHIAVMNDKNTSGWVVDPQGINTASWGLFLTPSDMTKIGQLYLNGGSWNGRQIVSAEWIDESTKEHSRCVPWGNLAYGYLWWVIDRESYAALGDGGNVIYVNTKKKMIVSIASLFMPDAKDRIKLIKEYIEPMFAEEKEAPSCIE; encoded by the coding sequence ATGGGTCAAGAAAAAATGAAACCACTGGAAGAGAAGCTAAATAGCGAGTACAATAATATAGCAGGTATGATTGTACAAAGAGACGGCATAAAATTATACGAAAACTATTTTAATGGATATACAGAAGAGCAGGCAATCCACATTGCATCAGTTACAAAAAGTGTTTTTTCTGTGTTGATTGGTATCGCCATAGATAGGGGAGCGATTAAAAGTGTAGATCAGAAAGTATTGGATTTTTTTCCGGATTACACGGTTAAAGCAGGTGAAAAAACAATACAGAATATTACCATTAAAAATCTCCTTACCATGACTGCGCCGTATAAATATAAGACGGAACCATACGAAACATTCTTTACAAGTCCGAATCCAATTCAGGATGCACTCGATTTATTAGGAGGAGATGGTTCGATTGGAGAATTTAATTATTCCGCCATTGGTGGAAGTCATATTTTATCAGGAATCCTTGTAAGGGCAACAGGACGGTCAGTGCTTGACTTTGCTATGGAAAACTTGTTTTTGCCTCTGAGTATTCAGGTTTCACACAATCTGACACTGCGTAGTAAGGAAGAACATATTGCCGTTATGAATGATAAAAACACCAGTGGATGGGTTGTTGATCCGCAAGGGATAAATACCGCAAGCTGGGGACTTTTTCTGACACCTTCGGATATGACAAAGATAGGGCAGTTGTACTTAAATGGAGGAAGCTGGAATGGAAGGCAGATTGTATCGGCGGAGTGGATCGATGAGAGTACAAAGGAGCATAGCCGCTGTGTTCCGTGGGGCAATTTAGCTTACGGCTATCTTTGGTGGGTGATTGACAGAGAGAGTTATGCAGCGTTAGGAGATGGGGGGAATGTAATTTACGTCAATACAAAGAAAAAAATGATTGTATCTATTGCGTCTCTCTTTATGCCGGATGCTAAGGATCGGATCAAACTGATTAAAGAATATATAGAACCAATGTTTGCAGAGGAGAAAGAAGCGCCCTCTTGCATTGAATGA
- a CDS encoding response regulator transcription factor, with the protein MKRIFLVEDDKAIAKNLVLLLRSEGFTVTHASTRSEALAALAENKFDLALVDISLPDGNGFTVCTEIKEAQDIPILFLTAFSDEASVVTGLNMGADDYIIKPFRPRELIARIKTALRKSGRSPSSFEIGALSVDTASSIVKKEGREVFLSALEYRLLLVFINNPKSIITRSRLLDELWDAAGEFVNDNTLTVYIKRLREKIEVNPANPQIILTVRGTGYRLGDDHASE; encoded by the coding sequence ATGAAGCGAATATTTTTAGTTGAGGACGATAAGGCAATTGCAAAAAACCTTGTGCTTTTGCTCCGTTCAGAGGGATTTACAGTCACTCATGCCTCTACACGAAGTGAAGCCCTTGCTGCACTTGCTGAAAATAAATTTGACTTGGCACTTGTTGACATTTCTTTACCTGACGGGAATGGATTTACAGTTTGCACAGAAATCAAAGAGGCGCAAGATATTCCTATTCTTTTTCTAACAGCTTTCAGTGATGAAGCGAGTGTTGTCACCGGCCTAAATATGGGCGCAGATGACTACATCATCAAGCCTTTTCGTCCGCGTGAACTGATTGCGCGAATCAAAACGGCTCTGCGCAAAAGCGGTCGTTCTCCATCCTCTTTTGAAATCGGCGCTCTTTCTGTCGATACGGCAAGTAGCATCGTAAAAAAAGAAGGTCGTGAAGTCTTTCTTTCTGCCCTAGAATACCGCTTGCTGCTGGTGTTTATAAACAATCCCAAAAGCATTATCACAAGAAGCAGGCTTCTCGATGAATTGTGGGACGCTGCGGGGGAATTTGTCAATGATAACACACTGACTGTATACATTAAGCGCCTAAGGGAGAAAATTGAAGTCAACCCTGCAAACCCGCAAATCATTCTGACCGTTCGTGGAACGGGTTACAGATTGGGGGACGATCATGCTTCGGAATAG